One segment of Panicum virgatum strain AP13 chromosome 1K, P.virgatum_v5, whole genome shotgun sequence DNA contains the following:
- the LOC120644012 gene encoding probable polygalacturonase isoform X1, producing the protein MVETGGGRLHQRRGAAAFVAANRTLLAAAWVVGFALVFLWQSASISLRSGGGGSGGVLLGLLSGPLPPPRPAPRLRPAAYNLTDFGGVGDGRALNTGAFERAVEAIAALAERGGGQLNVPPGRWLTAPFNLTSHMTLFLAEGAEILGIPDEKYWPLMPALPSYGYGRERKGPRFGSLIHGQNLRDVVITGHNGSINGQGEVWWMKHHRRMLNNTRPPLVQLMWSKDIIVANITLRNSPFWHFHPYDCTNVTVSNVTILSPVSGAPNTDGIDPGIYPVICLQRLQYIVHFCNNSCQDVLIENCYISVGDDAIAVKSGWDQYGIAYGRPSSNISIRNVTARSLVSAGISIGSEMSGGVANVTVENVRIWESRRGVRIKTATGRGGYIRNISYRNITFDNVRAGIVIKVDYNEHADDGYDRNAFPDITSISFKEIHGRGVRVPVRAHGSDVIPVKDISFQDMSVGISYKKKHIFQCSYVEGRVIGSVFPKPCENLDVYNEQGQLVKRAVSLNSTELDYDI; encoded by the exons ATGGTGGAGACGGGCGGCGGGAGGCTCCACCAGCGCCGGGGCGCGGCCGCCTTCGTCGCGGCCAACAGgacgctgctcgccgccgcgtggGTCGTCGGGTTCGCGCTGGTGTTCCTGTGGCAGAGCGCCTCGATATCGCTGaggagcgggggcggcggcagcggcggcgtgctccTCGGGCTCCTGTCGGGgcctctcccgccgccgcgccccgcgccgcggcTGCGCCCCGCGGCCTACAACCTCACAGACTTCGGCGGCGTCGGGGACGGGCGGGCGCTCAACACCGGGGCGTTCGAGCGCGCTGTCGAGGCCATCGCGGCGCTCGCGGAGCGCGGCGGTGGGCAGCTCAATGTGCCCCCAGGCCGGTGGCTCACGGCCCCGTTCAACCTGACTAGCCACATGACGCTGTTTCTCGCCGAAGGCGCTGAGATCCTTGGCATTCCG GACGAGAAGTACTGGCCGTTGATGCCAGCGTTGCCATCCTACGGGTATGGGCGGGAGCGCAAAGGGCCTCGCTTTGGAAGTCTAATTCATGGACAGAATTTGAGAGATGTTGTAATTACAG GGCACAATGGTAGCATAAATGGCCAAGGTGAAGTTTGGTGGATGAAGCATCACAGAAGAATGCTGAATAACACGAGACCTCCTCTTGTGCAGCTGATGTGGTCCAAGGACATTATTGTTGCAAACATAACACTGCGGAATTCACCTTTCTGGCACTTTCATCCATATGATTGCACAAACGTAACCGTTTCAAATGTTACTATCTTATCTCCTGTTTCTGGCGCTCCAAACACAGATGGCATAGATCCAGGTATTTATCCTGTTATCTGTCTTCAACGGCTTCAGTACATAGTGCATTTCTGTAACA ATTCTTGTCAGGATGTGCTCATTGAGAATTGCTATATATCTGTTGGTGATGATGCAATAGCTGTAAAGAGCGGTTGGGATCAATATGGAATTGCATACGGACGCCCATCTTCAAACATTTCAATCCGCAATGTAACTGCCCGTTCTCTTGTGAG TGCTGGAATTTCAATTGGTAGTGAGATGTCTGGTGGTGTTGCAAATGTTACTGTGGAGAATGTCCGCATCTGGGAATCAAGGAGAGGTGTGAGGATAAAGACTGCTACAGGAAGAGGCGGCTACATCCGTAACATCTCCTACCGAAACATAACCTTCGACAATGTCCGTGCTGGGATTGTGATAAAGGTTGACTACAATGAGCATGCTGATGATGGATATGATCGGAATGCCTTCCCTGACATCACGagcatatcattcaaggaaatCCATGGGCGGGGTGTTCGGGTGCCTGTTCGTGCTCATGGCAGCGACGTTATCCCCGTAAAGGATATCAGCTTCCAGGACATGTCAGTAGGCATCAGCTACAAGAAGAAGCACATCTTCCAGTGCTCCTATGTGGAGGGGCGTGTCATCGGGTCCGTGTTCCCGAAACCATGTGAGAACCTGGACGTCTATAATGAGCAAGGGCAGCTTGTCAAGCGGGCAGTATCCCTGAACAGCACAGAGCTTGACTATGATATCTGA
- the LOC120644012 gene encoding probable polygalacturonase isoform X2, which translates to MVETGGGRLHQRRGAAAFVAANRTLLAAAWVVGFALVFLWQSASISLRSGGGGSGGVLLGLLSGPLPPPRPAPRLRPAAYNLTDFGGVGDGRALNTGAFERAVEAIAALAERGGGQLNVPPGRWLTAPFNLTSHMTLFLAEGAEILGIPDEKYWPLMPALPSYGYGRERKGPRFGSLIHGQNLRDVVITGHNGSINGQGEVWWMKHHRRMLNNTRPPLVQLMWSKDIIVANITLRNSPFWHFHPYDCTNVTVSNVTILSPVSGAPNTDGIDPDSCQDVLIENCYISVGDDAIAVKSGWDQYGIAYGRPSSNISIRNVTARSLVSAGISIGSEMSGGVANVTVENVRIWESRRGVRIKTATGRGGYIRNISYRNITFDNVRAGIVIKVDYNEHADDGYDRNAFPDITSISFKEIHGRGVRVPVRAHGSDVIPVKDISFQDMSVGISYKKKHIFQCSYVEGRVIGSVFPKPCENLDVYNEQGQLVKRAVSLNSTELDYDI; encoded by the exons ATGGTGGAGACGGGCGGCGGGAGGCTCCACCAGCGCCGGGGCGCGGCCGCCTTCGTCGCGGCCAACAGgacgctgctcgccgccgcgtggGTCGTCGGGTTCGCGCTGGTGTTCCTGTGGCAGAGCGCCTCGATATCGCTGaggagcgggggcggcggcagcggcggcgtgctccTCGGGCTCCTGTCGGGgcctctcccgccgccgcgccccgcgccgcggcTGCGCCCCGCGGCCTACAACCTCACAGACTTCGGCGGCGTCGGGGACGGGCGGGCGCTCAACACCGGGGCGTTCGAGCGCGCTGTCGAGGCCATCGCGGCGCTCGCGGAGCGCGGCGGTGGGCAGCTCAATGTGCCCCCAGGCCGGTGGCTCACGGCCCCGTTCAACCTGACTAGCCACATGACGCTGTTTCTCGCCGAAGGCGCTGAGATCCTTGGCATTCCG GACGAGAAGTACTGGCCGTTGATGCCAGCGTTGCCATCCTACGGGTATGGGCGGGAGCGCAAAGGGCCTCGCTTTGGAAGTCTAATTCATGGACAGAATTTGAGAGATGTTGTAATTACAG GGCACAATGGTAGCATAAATGGCCAAGGTGAAGTTTGGTGGATGAAGCATCACAGAAGAATGCTGAATAACACGAGACCTCCTCTTGTGCAGCTGATGTGGTCCAAGGACATTATTGTTGCAAACATAACACTGCGGAATTCACCTTTCTGGCACTTTCATCCATATGATTGCACAAACGTAACCGTTTCAAATGTTACTATCTTATCTCCTGTTTCTGGCGCTCCAAACACAGATGGCATAGATCCAG ATTCTTGTCAGGATGTGCTCATTGAGAATTGCTATATATCTGTTGGTGATGATGCAATAGCTGTAAAGAGCGGTTGGGATCAATATGGAATTGCATACGGACGCCCATCTTCAAACATTTCAATCCGCAATGTAACTGCCCGTTCTCTTGTGAG TGCTGGAATTTCAATTGGTAGTGAGATGTCTGGTGGTGTTGCAAATGTTACTGTGGAGAATGTCCGCATCTGGGAATCAAGGAGAGGTGTGAGGATAAAGACTGCTACAGGAAGAGGCGGCTACATCCGTAACATCTCCTACCGAAACATAACCTTCGACAATGTCCGTGCTGGGATTGTGATAAAGGTTGACTACAATGAGCATGCTGATGATGGATATGATCGGAATGCCTTCCCTGACATCACGagcatatcattcaaggaaatCCATGGGCGGGGTGTTCGGGTGCCTGTTCGTGCTCATGGCAGCGACGTTATCCCCGTAAAGGATATCAGCTTCCAGGACATGTCAGTAGGCATCAGCTACAAGAAGAAGCACATCTTCCAGTGCTCCTATGTGGAGGGGCGTGTCATCGGGTCCGTGTTCCCGAAACCATGTGAGAACCTGGACGTCTATAATGAGCAAGGGCAGCTTGTCAAGCGGGCAGTATCCCTGAACAGCACAGAGCTTGACTATGATATCTGA